The Anastrepha ludens isolate Willacy chromosome 2, idAnaLude1.1, whole genome shotgun sequence DNA window GAATGTGATTTCATTTGCTGGAGCTGCGCGTTGATACTCGATGAGTACAATGCGATTGTCACCGCTTTTAAGTACTTCGCGTGGCACATAGAGCGTCATCTGTGGGCCTGCCATTGGCCAATAGCGACCCAAATTTTCACCGTTCACAAACACCAGCCCCTTACCCCAACCTTTAGTATCTAAGTACGTATCACCTAGTTGGCCTTCCGCAATCGATAGTTGGCCATGGTATATTTTTGGTCCATTCCGCAACACCGAACCTCCTTTTTCTTCGTAGAAACCAACACTATTAATATAATCAGCATTCACCAGTGATATAAGAGTTTCAATGTCCTCAATGGATTCTAGTGGATACTTGGTCATGGTCCAATTGGACAGCACATCTTTCTCGAGCACTACATTACTGGTGATGCCCTTAAAATCAGTGACTGGTCCATAATTGATGCGTCCCTGATTTTCCACCAGCAATTGCAAACGCTTGCCGTAACTGGGACTAATTGGAAGCTCAAGTATGGGCGTCTCGCGTGAAAGTATGCCCACGAGCTGATCGTCAATGTATACATAAGCGCGATCATGCACACCGCTGGCacgcaaaatacttggatcgcGTTTGAAGGTCGGCAGCAAAGTTTCGTAGAGCACAAAACCTGAGTACTGATCAAGTGCTTCGAAAGTCAACGGTTTGTTATTGAACACAGCACCAGTTGAGAGTATTTCTCTACCCTTTGCTGAAAGTAATGTACAGCAGGGATTAAGTCGAATAGTGCCATAGTGTTTCTTTGGTAAAGGCGGGGGTATTGGTATATTGGGAAGTGGTAGATAGCGCGCAATAATTTCGcgtaatttataatatttcgaAGTCGCATCGCCAGCCTCATCCATAGGTGCATCGTAGTCATAGGAAGTAATATCCGGTTGATAGCGACCGGGACCGCCATCGTTAGCGCCAGCGGTGAAGCCAAAGTTCGTGCCACCAAACATCATGTAAAAGTTGACGCTAGCACCAGCATCCAACATTTCACTAAAATGAGAGATAGAGAACAATGCACTAGATTAGTGAGGGAGACCAGCTTTAACTACTCaagtatacaacatttttacaCGTACACAAATGCTTTCGTTATCGCCTCGGTGCGCACACGTGCCATTGGTTCTGACCAATGTGTCAGCCAACCTGGATAGAATTCCGCATTTACCAGTGGACCTTTAGGTTGTATCTGCCGCAAGCGCTCCCAATAACTGCTTATGTCGTTGGTTGCACCAAAGTCCATAGTGGCCAGCACGCCTTCAATGTGACCACACCTCAGTACGCTCGGGCCGTCGTTGGTGAAGAGCACGGCTTTGTCTTGGACATGTGTGAGTGTCTCATCTCGCAACCAAGTACGATATTTTTTATCACAGGCATAATAGGAACCGTACTCATTTTCCACCTGTACCATAATAATAGGACCTCCATTCCCGTAGAGGTAAGATTTCAGCTGATTGAATAGCACATTGTACCACGTGCGCACTTCGAACAAGTAGTCtacaaagtgaaagaaaatgATATTGTGATTGGAATAGAAATACAACTCCTGACACAGTAACCGAGTGTTCGATTTCCAATGCGGTCGCGAAATATTAAGAAAAGTTTTGCCTCGCAATGGCTCTGCACCGCTTGGCGAAAAGGCAGATCTTCTCATACAACTGTCTGCTATTCGGAAACGATATCAAATATTTGAATAGTTCATTTGTGACACAGCACCAAGACGTACAAGAAAAATTGGAGGAAAAGCTTCGTCTAAATACTTTTAAAGGATATAAGCACCATTCTCTTGACTATTACTTACTTATATCAGATGTACGCAGCTTTATATTGGGATACTTGGTGAGCAACCAGTAAGGGAAACCCCCCTGAAAATttatcagaaaaaataaaaaattgttttattaaagttaaacaacaaaaaaaaatcagtaggAATAAAAGTACAAGATGTTATAGTGGCAAAGAAACTAGTTACACTTAAAGGATTCGAATTTGTTGTCACGTGACACCTTCAAAGCCAAACTAAGTGGTACCAATGCCAGCATTCCATTAGAACATTTCGCGCATATGCTACAAGAATATCTTAACCCAATAAGCcaatatagaaaaaatgtctaaatttgaattttcctctctaagtaaaagtaaagtcATATTTTCGTCTAATGAGAGACTGTTAATTAATattgtcatgcatttttctatcttatatataaaaatggagacgtttttttgtgttcgttagtcgccgattcacgcctaaacgcattcaccgatttcaatcaaactttcacagatcattggtattggtctatatatggtttatgtgaagttttaaagaaatcggtaaaagtatgcgtgcgttgtgtaagtgtgaaaaatacaatatttgcgtgtttcccttatacggacattacgtatacggaatgagaatacacgcaaatgaataaaatattgtacaatataatatacacagacatgaataacattgtttcgatgtcgagtgacgtatgcgactgtattattcgtaacgcaatagttgccctctcttttctttcctttttatgcatgcgtgacacggcatcaaagcacattgctcttttttaaactggaaaaatattttgagcttcatttgaacgttttatgatttagattaaatgaaaattcgttacatatatttgattccattaataaccataagcctgtatttttcgaagttcaaagtttttggacaaatattgaaacgtttacttaaattaaatgttaaatgcatatatatatatgcgcaaatgtaaaagtttagatggatttaaaatatacgaaattattcagcggttgaatccatatatatattttttgaaatccatcaatatggatcgacaggcgccataaatgttcttttaaaaaataaaatgtgttaatttgatggtagctcgagtattaagatcaggtttctattagtataactttgttcgtgggtttgcgtaatttttttgtggtgaaagtctaagATCACAAAACAATATATGTAGCATTAGCGCTTGCATCGTCTGGAATAGCTGCTACATTATTAGATGGTGGCCGTACAGCGCATTCCGCACTTAAATTACCATTGAAtatgcaaattaatgaaaatccaACAtgtaacatttcaaaaaattcttgaaTGGGAAGAGTTTTGCAACAATGCAAATTAATTGTGTGGGATGAATGTATAatggcacataaaaaatcagtggaagcattggatagaactttgaaagatttacgtaataatcaagaaatatttggtggcgctttaatattattgtttGGTGATTTTCGTCAAACTTTGCCAGTAATTCCCCGTTCAACACCAGCAGATGAATTAAAAGCATGTTTAAAGACATCTCATTTATGGAGGCACGtaaaaactttgactttgaaaacaaatctgcgagtttatttgcaaaattatgcatcggctgacgaattttcaagacaacttctgaagataggaaatggacaaattcctattgatgctgctactggcttaatcactttgccagataatttttgtaatttcgcacacacaaaacaagaattagtttcaagtgtttttcctaatattgcgcaaaattatcaaaatcacaatTGGTTAGCTGAAGGAGCAATATTGGCTGCGAAAAATAAGGATGTTGGTCAattgaatgcgaatattttaaatgatgtgcctggtgagattgtaacatttaaatcaattgataccttacttagaaatttaaatcagccacgattgtgtaacggaacaagattagcagtcaaaaaggtcatgaataatcttattgaagcaacaattttaaaaggaaaattcaaaggtgaatacgtattgattccgcgtattccgctgattccaccagatttagcttttgacttcaaaagattgcaatttccaatatgtcttgcatttgcaatgacaataaacaaagcacaaggacaatcgctggaattatgcggaattgacttagaatatccatgcttctcccacggacaattatatgtatcatgttcacgtgtaggaaagccatcagttctgtttatttataccacaactcagggcgaaacaaaaaatgtagtttacgaaaatgctttgcgttagtttaagtttaaaattaacattaatttaatattgtaaaaaaagaataaatacacatagagtgaatttaaatcgagtgttcattattcatttctaattttgatatgcctagcgaagcaggcagagggtccgctagtacAGTATAAAAAAAGAGTTTGCGTCATTCCTGCTTACTTATCAAAAATATAGAAGCACTTAAGGTGTTGACACTCTTACTGCAAATTAGAGATACTTTATTTACAAGCTTTCGAAAGCAGCGTCTAGGCAAATGGGTATTACATAAAAGACTTGGCCGGTTCCGTTAATTATGCAGAACAAATGGCTTTCTACATACAACTGGCTTGTAGGGGTATACCGAAGGCTTCGGGACCTGTATTTTGCCTAATCTTCTGTGGCGCCGATCACATTGTAAAATCTAACGAAAAAGGAAAACCaaatctaaatattttgaaaacaaccATTGGTCTTGTTAAAAGCAAAGTGAAAACTAGTCAAAGTTTGGTAGAGCTTGACTctataaatgaataattttaaatatttcggcAGTTACGAACATTAACatacaatacatttattttgacCTCTACCAAATGATctgaaatttagtttttcgtGTATTGAAAATCGCTCAAATTTTGCCCATCCTTAAAGCCGAAGGTGAACTCAGACCAATCGCAATTTTACCCTATCTTTCAAAGGTATTCGTCAGGTATAGACAGTTGAACGCTTTTATTTCTAAGAACTCTCTTTTACACAAATGATAATCCGGTTTTCGAAACAGACATAATTGTATAACTGCCCTTattgacttatttatttattaaagatattCCTGAATCCTTACCCTGCTTGACCACTCAAAAGCATTCGATTCAGTTAATCACAGCATCTTATTGTAAAACTCTACAAATTTTTTGAGGTTACCCCTACTTCTATACAGTTAATTGCCTcttttcttaaaaatagttcagaaGCTGTCTGCGGTGGGCCACGGATATCATCTGTTTTAGAATTACAGAGGGGAGTTTCGCAAGGTTCTATTCTTGGtctttttctcttttctttgtACATTAAAGACCTTCCAGCAATTTTTACCGAAATGCATTCGCACTTGTATGCAGATAATGTCCATATTTATCGATCTTGTAAGATCAATAATATAAATGACTGCGTTcttaaaatcaagcaaaatttatatatgCAATAACTCTTAGCCGTAAGAAGTCTCAAGTGCTTGTTATTTCCAGAAAGCCCCTCGACAATTCAACTTTTCCAAAAATCTTGCTTGACGGCATTGCTACCAATTATCATTTTCAACCTCGTAATCATTTTTTCCCAAAGGTTAACTGGGGATAGTCACATAAATTTAGTCTTAGCAGTGCCCCGCTTAGTTCGTAATGAGAATTCATTTGTACACTTTGCCTGAATTAAGAAGTTTATTTGGTTGCTTTTTGATGGACAACACCTTTGTTTCTACATATTTTGGCACTAAcggttaattattttatttatttatttatcttttcttGCTATTATTCTTCAAGTTATTAATGATCGTTCTTATGTGTACTATGTAGTAATGCTGTCCGGTATAATTCGAGAATATGTCTCTTGCGGGATTTCTTCCACACGCATTTTCATTGCGTAAACTTACACTACAAAAAGGTCAAGCTGGGGTTTGGTATAAGTATTGAGAGCGCATCAATTCCGATTATAAATAAACTATTGTAAAAATTTCAGATCATACCTTCTCGTTTGCTCTCTTTCCCAACGCATAcaacattttattcaaagtacatattttttcgCCTAAATCTCTGGGCTATGACAAAACAAATGCCTGGTCATCTTCAAATTCGGCATAggaaatggaaatggattggccatACTCTACGGAAACCCAACGAAGGCATCACCAAAGCAGCTGAAACCTGCAAGGAAGTCGCTGGAAGTGGCAGACCAGAAGCAGAAACGCTGCAAGCAGGCCACTCTTAGTGGCAAGTGAAATTCCTAGctttaaacaaatataattttaatttttttattgagaccCGATCTTCCAACTAGGAACGAACCGAAaaacatacataattttttttaaagggaggttaagtttcaagggccggtgttgattttgaataaaatacaatttttttaggaaatttttgtcatttctcttttatccatctgatggtccaaattttcgatgacggtgaggcataattgaggttctatgccgttaatgtgccgaattatctcatcttttagctcttcaattgttgctggcttatcgacgtacacctcttctttcaaataaccccaaggaaagaagtccaacggtgtcgttgacgtttaggtgtggttcacattcaaattTTACCCtccaaatttaaccaccctttatattcacaattttttcgtgGCACATTTTTTCATTAAGTTGTTTAACTTTGAACGTTTTGTAGGTTTTAAACAATATAAATCGAAGTTTTAAACTCgttatcaaaattcaaaaaaaattttttaaattttcgtactTACAAAATCACGCTCCGCACAGATATAAGGTCCAGGTCGCAGTATCACAAGTAGACCCACTTCATCGGCCAGTTTGatgaatttctccaaatctgCAATTCCAGTCCAAACATAGGAGCCATTTTTGGGATTATGCAGTGACCATTCAACGTACCTAATGAggcatgaaaaataatataaattggaTATTTTTTGGTTGTAGTTACGTGTATTTTAACTCACGTCGTAACCGCATTTACGCCGGACGCTCGCAGCGTCTGTAATTTGCGTTGCCAACTGTCTGGATGTGCGCGAAAGTAATGAAGCGAACCAGCTATGAATCGAAATGGTTGACCATCCTTTAGGAAACGATCATTATTCCAGTCAACTGTGATATTTCGCGACGCATAGTTGTCAAGCGCATAGAGGTGATGCACGCCCAGCAATGCTAGTAAGCATATCCCTAAGATTTGCATTTCCTATAATATAGgaagaataaataaacgaaGAGAGCACAATAAGACAGCAACTAAGCTATAAGTACGAGCCTTTACTAAGCTATacttgcatttatgtatgtaggaaGTGAATGAATGCAAACTTAGTGCGAGCACTTATGAATGACCTCAAATGTGTTTGAAGATGCTGCATTTCCATAAGtgttattgtaattaaataatgcTTTAGCGTAGTCAGAGAGTGTCAAGATCTATACAACTGCTCATGACAAATTAGATTGAACTAGATTAGATTAGCGGtgaatacgtacatatatatgtgtgtgtttaagTATACGTTTATGTATGAGCTTTCACCGGAACCGTGCGCTTAAATAGGCACGGAAGTCAAATCCTACATTCGCTATCAATGCTGACCTATCAGTAGGCGTGAATAACAGACAATGGTcgcaattattttctttacaggcaaatttgacaatttagtgCAAGGTGAATATTTGCATATCTTGGCTTAGAAGTCAGTGATGATACGCAaaatacatataggtatgtatgtaaatacttatgTAGTGCATGTTAATTAACGCAGCGCATGCTACCGATAACAGTGCCAGTTATCATGTGTTCCACTCTACTAATTTTATTGGAATTAATTAATTCTGACAGCGAAGAGTAATGCAAGGCAAGAACAAGAACACAACTCAAAAATCGTATGGatagtttaattttaaatatgtttgtatatctAAGCACTGGAATTTACATTGAGCTAGAAAATGTTTCAGAACGCATGAGAAATTGACACAGTTGGTTGACCATATTGTTCAAATGTTCCAAATTTTCCCTCTACGCTCCAGGAACTCCTttgctacatatgtacatatgtttatggTGTTCACActtaaacaataaattttgtgttggaAAAGAAAACTTTCATGATCTATTTCCGCCAAGAACTTAAATGCAGTTAAGAGCTCTGTTAagtttcaaaaatgttaaacgTTTCCACGGCAAGAAAGTTAATTCAGAATATGGCAGACATATAGTAGGCATTCAGAAGTATTTACATGCTAGGTCGCATGCAAGTTCTCAAACACAATTCCGTTATGCCCGTTGAAGTCAGCGGGCGAAAAGTGAGCGAACATCATGAAATCAGAACAAGAAATTATAGCGCTGCTTGcaatttatgatttattttattatgatttttattcatttacgcTTGGGcggacattttttaatataccaAGTTTTAGGAACAAATTACTCTCGTTAAGCGAAGACTCTCTTGGCCGGGCGGACGCGGAcagttatttttcataaaattactaaaaataagattttcataacaaattaaaaacaaaaaatctctgTTCAGTGGACGCAAACTCCTCACAGGGACGCGAACtccctacatataaaaaatgtcagTGAGCCGTTTTACTTACATATGGTACATATTTGCTAAATGGGGAATAAAAAAGGGGACTTTCCGGATAAAGAGTGGCGTTTTTTCATGCACCAAATTATTTTGGATTGTGCAgtgattttataaatcttacggGGAAAACAATTCTTCTGTCCGGGCATTAACCAGTTTTACTAATCAAATcttgcaaatataatttttccaaataaaaaataattaattcagtAAATTTGGTATAATGTCATCACTGAGTCTcggtatgaaattttaaaagatatAAGTCCGATTTTCCTTATTAGGTTcgaaattggaaaaattcaggCTGCGCTCAtcgtcaaaaataaaaagattatgAAGTCAAAACGGATGTGTGGGGACAATGGCTTTACTGCTTTCGAATTGTTAAGGAAATTATCTGCAAAATAGTTaccttttgaaaaaataaaaataaaaaattacgtcAATCGGCCATTTCCGAATTTTTGCAGTTTGTTgactgaaatataatatttatttttattttcgttattgaaatatatttatatatatatatatatatacataattggcgcgtcaccctttttgggtgtttggcccagctcctcctcctatttatggtgtgcgtcttgatgttgttccacaaatggaggggcctagagtttcaagccgactacgaatggcagatatttttatgaggagctttttcatggcagaaatacacctggcggtttgccattgcctgccgaggggcgaccgctattagaaaaatgtttttcttaattttggtgtttcaccgagattcgaaccaacgttctctctgtgaattccgaatggtaatcacgcaccaaccaattcgcctagcggccgccgtagaaatattattaaattaattaaaaaattaataagttctTAAAGTTCTAAAAGTTTCCCTTGACTGACGGTGAGTGTTCACAAAAGGGAGTTTTCTCTATAATTATTGAGAATTCGATTCCGCGCCAAAATTGTGCCAAATAAATTGGAACCAATGATCTTTGTTTTGCTTGCAGTTACAGCTTTGTCTTCGccataagtgaaaaaatgtttacatttaGCCCTTCTGTTCGGCTAGCACAGTTAACTCAGCTTAGTTCTAAAAAACCAATTTATcattgaaaagaaaacaaaaaatgcatcaaatgtatcacttgaattttttttagatatcaAAATATGAGTTTAGAAGAAGactatcaaaatttaaaaaattatatttggctgTTTTCAACGATATTATCgtgctttttattatttataacgaTGAAAAAACAAACCACAAATTAATTCCAAATTCGAAAATATACGTTCTGCAGCTGGCGAGCTGACACGGCGAGGCAAACAtggtaaattaaaaatgtatgcagTCAGCTGAGTTACGTTTAATGCATTCTCTTTAGGCTTATTTGATAGACTGATATTTgccacaaattttaaaatcaaaaatatgtaaattttaacTTGTTGTGCTTTGAAATGtatcaaaaattacaatatactACGTAGAAAATTAAAGTATCTCGCGAAATGagtgaaaaaatgaagtatctgtcacaaaatgccaaaaaaatatcagttttGAAGTACTATATACGGGTCAAAACGGGAACACCGTTTACGAGTATCAGTATCGGACATCAACAGTTTTATAGAATTGACAGACGGCGGCGTTAATCCGGATTAGCGGCGGGCGCAGCTAATcagattaaaattgtagtgtgacagacggTTGTTAAGCTACCCGTATTAGCTGCattgatactaaaaaataacCTAGTCACTCCGGTATACGGATAAACAGAAGCATCTGATCTTTGAAAGGAGAGATTTGCGAAAAGTCTTTGGCGCAATATGTGAAAATGGCGAATGGTACGCTACAATCATAAACTCGAAAAACTGCACCGGTAGCCGTCTGTAATAACCACAATAGTGTTCAATAGATTGAGATGGGCAGGATATATACCATGGACTAATACCGATTACCCACCCCCAATACTCTTTGGAAAGTGCACAGACATAGAAGAAGGAGCCGCCGCCAGTTAGATAGATTGATGGTGTAGATGAGGACGTAGATGTATGTCGATTTTGGGCATGGAGGTCGCAGGCATGAAAGCGAGACCATTCTAGTCATATGCTGCAGCAGGCGAAGTCCCGACCAGTGTTGTCCAGTGATGCGGATTAGGTTCGGTGAAAATACATGACTAGATTTCACTGAAACTCTATGGAAAATTTTATCCACTTTGGTGCCCAAATTGCAAACGTGattttggctttttttattattgctataTATAAAAGACAATACTGAGAActtgaaaataattacattttgtAGTTGTAAATTCCATTACAGGTCGTTTAATAATTCACTACTGAGGTATTAATAGTAGGAAAAGTGACGAAACAGTCAACAAAGCTTTTTACAACATTGCCTAACATTGGGAGCACGTAGTTTTCAGGTCGAGGCAAAGGAAAGAGAGCTCGTATTTGAACCACCCTGTATACATAATTAAactcattatattttttttattttttttctaaaaataaaatatatatataatataatgtatatataggaaaataatttatatttatgtacaatatataaatataatgatgTATACAGGGTagtttaaatacaaatatatatatatatatatatataaatatatctaattaataaaaataaaataactctttatatattgcatattttattattttttaaattgtagaaataattaaattttgtaggtAATAAATATACGAAATATTATATGGTAATAAATTGCGACAATTAATACTTGCAATGCAAACAAAGAACAAATTActtgttatacatttttctttctacTTATTACGAAAGGCCGAAAAGTCGGAGCTCCACGGTGATTAAATtacaaataacaataaacaaattgtgTAAGGTTTCAAGTTTTTTCATACACTTCCATATAGCTGCACtgttattttcatatatttttacttgttCGATTATAAAGggatttccaataagaggtgttattttgatattcaatcaatggtttcgttgcttgtgtggcacgtagcactgtcttgttgaaaataaacgttgtcaagatcaataccatccaatctCGGCCATAAGAAATcgctaatcatctctcgatagcgccgccggcccataaaccgcaccaaacagtcacacgttgaggatagagaggcttttcaacaataactcttggattttctgagccccagatccgacaattttgcttgttgacgaagccaccgagatggtaatgggcctcatcgctcaagatgatttttcgatggagttccggatcattttcatgcatttcaacgaccgaatcagcaaagacacaacgttgttgatgatcgaccggcttgagttcttttcttgtgttaactgaacTTTAtgagccttaagacccaaatttttatacaaaatacggtgtaatgacgtttgtggaatgcctaattccaaagaacgacgaggaatggacaaacgggggtttcttcaacactttccgcaatattttcggctcttcttgagcgacgtgcacgggatttattcttcacatcactaacttgtcccaacagctcgaattttttcaccaatttctgtattgcggtccgacaaggtgcttcacgatgacccaaaaattttcgagttttacgaaccgtctctgccaaattttcaccatttttatagtaaattttaataattttaatgcgttgtttaaggatgtatcgttccatttttattaatggtgtagtttctacttgtcaaatatcaaaaaatgacagcttcaaaagtggcatctaccgaaatagcgggctattcaaaataacacctgttattggaaaaccctgtatttgtatatacatacatcgaTATGTAGCTCTTCTTTCCCAATACACAAGTaactgtatataattttatatccgATCGGTCGATGccgatatgtacatataagtacacagatacatatactcatatatGTGTGGTCAGAAGCAATAACCGTGTTGCGTCATGAGAAGACCAACCCATATACGTTTCTGACCATGTAAACGAAGCTAAAATCACTTGGCTTAGAGATTTTGAAATTAGTTATTATAGTCAGGACTTTATACCCTATGACCAGAaaataccgggaatgtttaatttaaacgaaccgcgcacgtgggaaccggttgatatttttgttttatgttggtaggacGTTGGTAAGACACACATcagtcactttttagcgccatcggatcattagtgtctgcctggccggccggaaatgtgggcaaactaTTCTTGGATTATGCATGATGATAA harbors:
- the LOC128871713 gene encoding beta-galactosidase, with translation MQILGICLLALLGVHHLYALDNYASRNITVDWNNDRFLKDGQPFRFIAGSLHYFRAHPDSWQRKLQTLRASGVNAVTTYVEWSLHNPKNGSYVWTGIADLEKFIKLADEVGLLVILRPGPYICAERDFGGFPYWLLTKYPNIKLRTSDINYLFEVRTWYNVLFNQLKSYLYGNGGPIIMVQVENEYGSYYACDKKYRTWLRDETLTHVQDKAVLFTNDGPSVLRCGHIEGVLATMDFGATNDISSYWERLRQIQPKGPLVNAEFYPGWLTHWSEPMARVRTEAITKAFVEMLDAGASVNFYMMFGGTNFGFTAGANDGGPGRYQPDITSYDYDAPMDEAGDATSKYYKLREIIARYLPLPNIPIPPPLPKKHYGTIRLNPCCTLLSAKGREILSTGAVFNNKPLTFEALDQYSGFVLYETLLPTFKRDPSILRASGVHDRAYVYIDDQLVGILSRETPILELPISPSYGKRLQLLVENQGRINYGPVTDFKGITSNVVLEKDVLSNWTMTKYPLESIEDIETLISLVNADYINSVGFYEEKGGSVLRNGPKIYHGQLSIAEGQLGDTYLDTKGWGKGLVFVNGENLGRYWPMAGPQMTLYVPREVLKSGDNRIVLIEYQRAAPANEITFTNTPNLDGR